A stretch of Ipomoea triloba cultivar NCNSP0323 chromosome 11, ASM357664v1 DNA encodes these proteins:
- the LOC115996632 gene encoding uncharacterized protein LOC115996632, protein MDCCWCWDKQSGYDLFPGEQPHPFSLPSPLPQWPQGNGFATGRICLGEIEVVQISQFEKIWSCKALFGKSNSVTFYQPVDVPQGFSVLGHYCQLDDKQLSGYVLAARDLGSLQASENCVQESGSSDLPALEKPLSYTLVWTMDAGCNGSGYVWLPNAPDGYKPVGFLVTLEPDEPDLEEIRCVRSDLTESTEACDMIFSTTKSILSKNQFQVWTTRPCKRGMLCRGVSVGTFFCATNFSSGDDLNIACLKNLDSSLHAMPNLNQVHALIKQYGPTVYFHPDEVYLPSSVPWFFENGSLLYKDGKDIGVAIESTGSNLPAGGKNDRKFWIDLPDGDKLKNYVKCGNIDSAELYVHVKPASGGTFTDIVMWVFCPFNGPATLKIGLMSYEMNRIGEHVSDWEHYTLRISNFSGELWSVYFSEHSGGEWLPACNLEFIDGNKPIVYSSRNGHASFPHPGCYLQGSSVLGIGLRNDCAESKYTVDSSTRYQIIAAEYLGEGVVAEPPWLQFMREWGPTIEYDSASEVDKIINHLPFFVRFSVESLFELFPTELYGEEGPTGPKEKDNWLGDER, encoded by the exons ATGGATTGTTGCTGGTGCTGGGACAAACAGAGTGGCTATGACTTGTTTCCAGGGGAGCAACCCCACCCCTTTTCCCTCCCTTCACCTCTCCCCCAGTGGCCTCAAg GGAATGGTTTTGCCACGGGAAGAATATGCCTAGGCGAGATTGAAGTGGTTCAGATCAgtcaatttgaaaaaatatggaGTTGCAAGGCGTTGTTTGGAAAATCAAACAGCGTAACATTTTATCAGCCGGTTGATGTCCCTCAAGGGTTTTCGGTTCTTGGCCACTACTGTCAGCTCGATGACAAGCAGTTGAGCGGCTATGTTCTTGCTGCCCGAGATTTGGGCAGCTTGCAGGCTTCGGAAAACTGTGTTCAAGAGTCTGGATCATCGGACCTTCCCGCTCTAGAGAAACCTCTTAGCTATACTTTAGTTTGGACTATGGATGCTGGTTGTAATGGGTCTGGTTACGTTTGGCTGCCAAATGCGCCAGATGGTTACAAACCGGTGGGCTTCCTAGTCACTCTCGAGCCTGATGAACCCGATCTTGAAGAGATTAGATGTGTTCGGTCCGATCTCACTGAAAGCACCGAAGCCTGTGACATGATATTTAGTACTACTAAATCAATTTTGTCTAAAAACCAATTTCAAGTTTGGACAACGAGACCCTGCAAGAGGGGCATGTTGTGTCGAGGTGTTTCGGTCGGGACATTCTTCTGTGCTACAAACTTCAGCTCGGGCGATGACCTTAACATAGCTTGCTTGAAAAATCTCGACTCTTCTCTACACGCGATGCCAAATCTTAATCAGGTCCACGCTCTCATCAAGCAATATGGTCCGACGGTTTATTTCCATCCAGACGAGGTTTATTTGCCTTCATCTGTTCCGTGGTTCTTCGAGAACGGGTCCCTTCTGTACAAAGATGGAAAGGATATCGGTGTAGCCATTGAGTCTACAGGCTCAAACTTGCCAGCAGGAGGGAAAAACGATCGGAAATTTTGGATTGATTTGCCCGATGGTGATAAATTGAAGAACTATGTCAAGTGTGGGAACATTGATAGTGCTGAATTATATGTTCATGTGAAACCCGCTTCGGGTGGGACTTTCACTGATATTGTGATGTGGGTGTTTTGCCCCTTCAACGGGCCGGCTACACTCAAAATTGGCTTGATGAGCTACGAAATGAACAGAATAGGCGAGCACGTGAGTGACTGGGAGCACTATACTCTCCGAATTAGCAACTTTTCGGGGGAACTTTGGTCTGTGTATTTCTCCGAGCACAGCGGGGGCGAATGGCTGCCCGCCTGCAACTTGGAGTTCATCGACGGGAATAAGCCGATTGTATACTCGTCGCGAAATGGCCACGCGAGTTTCCCTCATCCCGGGTGCTACCTCCAGGGCTCTTCAGTACTTGGAATAGGCCTGAGGAACGATTGCGCCGAGAGCAAATACACCGTGGATTCAAGCACCAGATATCAAATCATTGCAGCTGAGTATCTCGGGGAGGGAGTCGTCGCAGAACCGCCTTGGCTGCAGTTCATGAGGGAGTGGGGGCCAACCATCGAGTACGATTCAGCATCCGAGGTAGACAAGATAATCAACCACCTCCCGTTTTTTGTCAGGTTTTCAGTGGAGAGCCTCTTCGAACTCTTCCCAACCGAGCTTTATGGCGAGGAAGGGCCAACGGGACCAAAAGAGAAAGACAACTGGTTGGGGGACGAGCGATGA